In Oncorhynchus masou masou isolate Uvic2021 chromosome 28, UVic_Omas_1.1, whole genome shotgun sequence, the DNA window atgtggtggttgtggaggctgttGGTGTGGTGTTTGGGGAGGCTGTACctgttggtgtggtggttgtggaggctgcacctgctggtgtggtggttgtggaggctgcacctgctggtgtggtggttgtggaggctgcacctgttggtgtggtggttgtggaggctgcacctgctggtgtggtggttgtggaggctgtacctgttggtgtggtggttgtggaggctgttggtgtggtggttgtggagactgcacctgttggtgtggtggttgtggaggctgttggtgtggtggttgtggagactgcacctgctggtgtggtggttgtggaggctgcacctgttggtgtggtggttgtggaggctgcacctgttggtgtggtggttgtggagactgcacctgttggtgtggtggttgtgaaggctgcacctgctggtgtggtggttgtggaggctgttggtgtggtggttgtggaggctgtacctgttggtgtggtggttgtggaggctgcacctgcttgtgtggtggttgtggaggctgcacctgttggtgtggtggttgtggcggctgttggtgtggtggttgtggaggctgtacctgttggtgtggtggttgtggaggctgcacctgctggtgtggtggtgtggaggttaCACCTGCTGGTGTGGAGGctgttggtgtggtggttgtggaggctgttggtgtggtggttgtggaggctgcaactgttggtgtggtggttgtggaggtggaggaTGCAGATTTTATTTTATGAGGGATCCGAGGAGTGTCCTCTACATGAGACATCAGGTGATCAATGCTTATGTCATCATCTAGTTTGCCCCTTGTCCTCTGCACTCATGTTgacttatacagttgaagtcttaagtttacatacaccttagccaaatacatttaaactcagtttttcacagttcctgacatttgatcctagtaaaaattccctttcttaggtcagttaggatcaccactttattttaagattgtgaaatgtcagagtgatatcagctttaatttctttcatcacattcccagtgggtcagaagtttacatacactcaattagtatttggtagcattgcctttaaattgtttaacttgggtcaaacattttggttagccttccacaagcttcccacaataagttgggtgaattttgtcccattcctcctgacagagctggtgtaactgagtcaggtttgtaggcctccttgctcgcacatgctttttcagttctgcccacacattttctataggattgaagttagggctttgtgatggccactcccataccttgactttgttgtccttaaattttgtcacaactttggaagtatgcttggtgtcattgtccatttggaagacccatttgcgaccaagctttaacttcccgacttatgtcgtgagatgttgcttcaatatgtccacataattttccatcctcatgatgccatctattttgtgaagtgcaccagaccctcctgcagaaaaacaccaccacaacatgatgctgccacctccttgcttcacggttgggatggtgttcttcggcttgcaagcctccccctttttccaccaaacataacgatggtcattatggccaaacagttctatttttgtatcatcagaccagaggacatttatccaaaaagtacaatcgttgtccccatgtgcagttgcaaaccgtagtctggctttttatggtggttttggagcagggcttcttccttgctgagcggcctatcagggtatgtcgatataggacttgttttactgtggatatatatactttagtactggtttcctccagcatcttcacaaggtcctttgctgttgttctgggattgatttgcacttttcgcaccaaagtacgttcatctctaggagacagaacgcgtctccttcctgagcggtatgacagctgcgtgtttatgcttgcgtgctattgtttgtacagatgaacatgataCCTTCAGGTTCAAGTTgtcttgttacgtttgttgttttttgtattttgattggtgtttacttttgtttattaaacatggatcgcaatctacacaccgcattttggtccgactctccttcgcacatagaaaaccgtaacagaatcacccaccacagcAGGACCAAGTGGCATgtcaacaggcagcagcagcaggagatacgaaataaggatttctggacttgggaggaaatcctagacggagaaggaccctgggcacagcctggagaatatcgccgccccaaggaagaactggaggcggagaaagaggagaggcactggtatgaggaggcagcacggcgatacGGATGGAAGTCCTTCGcacatagaaaaccgtaacacctaacttccgacttcaactgtatatttgaatttatttatttattattatcattatttattattatttatagtTAACTTTCATTCAGAAATTACTTCATATTTCTGAGTTAGTCAGATATTAGTTTAGAAAGATTTgggagctaactagctagcatgcTACCAGCTAGCTATTACTAGCTAGCTGCTTATGAAAGGTAGATAACTGGTTAATTTGACACCCAAAAAAATCGCTCAAGCTATTTCTCAAAGTTTCTCAATTACTGTCGCTGGCTAATGAATTTGATCATGCTTTGTGATACAGCCAGTTTTCTGTTGTTTTAGGCCACACATGTTgccctgtcacctacagtagaACATGAAGAACAGCATTGGTGAATGTAGGGTGTGTCAATATTTATTTATAgactctgcatcgttgggaaagGCTCGTCAGTCAGTCCGTGTTGGTAGTCAagtctgttgtattcggtgcatgtgacaaatacaatgtgatttaGGTTCACATAGAAACATCCACACCTTTGaaaacccctacacacacacaatacacacacccacacaatacCCATCCACCCAATGCCCAGTCATCTATATTAAAGCCCTGCTGAGTGGCATAATACCCACCCACCCAATGCCCAGTACTCAGTCATCTATATTAAAGCCCTGCTCAATGCTCAGCTCTTACTGCTGTTACTGCCAGGAAGAGGGTGTGGACTTAACTGGCTGGTTAAACATTCCACTGCCTAAATACAGAACCCTTCCTTTCTCTCATTCAACAGCAAACTCAGACCACAGAGGATAGCTACTGGTAATacagctgtctctgtgtctctctctgtctctgtatctctctctctgtctctctctctctctctctctctctctctctctctctctctctctctctctctctctctctctctctctctctgtgtttcaagcTAACAGCTTCATCTAACTGCCCAGGATCCTCTTGTAACTCCCCAGGATAACATAACACCATGGCTCCCCAGTTGTTGCCGTTGTTGTCTCTGGTCTCAACTCTCTACCTGGTGGCCCAGGGACAGGAGCAGCCTCAACCCATCGAGGAGGAACCTATCACAGCGAGTAAGTACTGTGGCTTATCTTACTGTTATTTACCTCGGTTAATGCCTGTCCACTAACTGGTCCTACCGTGGATTAGATTCCATTTTAAGATAATTCTGCATCCAATCCAAAGTTGTTGCTTTTTGTTTATGATAAACTCAACTGCGTGTGTCTTTTAGTGTGTTGTGATCGTGTCTGTTTGAAGTTGTAACAATGTGTGTTATGAATGATACTATAGGAAATGTAACTACAAACTTGACATTGTAATGATTGTGTACTTTACAAATGAAACCCAAACAGGGAAAGCATGAAATGGTTCAATTCCTTAATCCAAACCCAGTTCATTTGATGATTCATTAAAAATGTTGATGTCAACAGAACTAACAAGACATAGTGTGTTAAAAGTCTGCTTGCTCTGGTGGACATGAACCATTTAATGTGGCAATCCGGAATTGGTGCCAATTTGGACTTAGAAAAATATAAACAATCCAAACAATTGGTACATACATTTTTGGCCTCAACATTTTTTCGAATCCCGAAATGCCATTCTAAGGTGTTAAAAAAAACGGTCTGTTGTCCAGACATTAATGGGTCTCAGAAATATCAGAGCAGTTGATGTCATATGTTGAGTTGGGCAGAAGGCAGAAGTGACTCAATTTGCGGCTGGTTATTTTCCTTTTTTACCACAATATTGACGCCATCCTGCCCACTCAGCTCTCTGGTTCCTATGAGTCAGAGGAGTTGGACTGTGTTGCTGTTCTGTTTTTACTGACTGCTCCTACTTTAGTGCAGGAGGTAGCTTCCTAACCTCACTGCTTGCAATGTCTCCAATCATGTTTTCCAAGCGTAACGTTTTCTTTAGTGTAATTGACATTGATGTCAAACGGGCAGTCACATGTGAGACAGAAGATCCTTGGTTCGAGCCCAGTAAGGGTCAGGGAAAAAGAGGGAAACAATACCACAGCCTTGGGAAgaaggggtgctgagggtgcagAATTCAACAACATatcaacatttaaaaaacaactaATGCACTGGGGCcgttactagtcctgtattagagtagtactaacccttaactagtcctgtattagagtagtactaactcttaactagtcctgtattagagtagtactaacccttaaCTAGTCCTgtttagagtagtactaacccttaactagtcctgtattagagtagtactaaccctttactagtcctgtattagagtagtactaaccctttactagtcctgtattagagtagtactaacccttaaCTAGTCCtctattagagtagtactaacccttaactagtcctgtattagagtagtactaacccttaactagtcctgtattagagtagtagtaaccctttactagtcctgtattagagtagtactaaccctttactagtcctgtattagagtagcactaaccctttactagtcctgtattagagtagtactaaggctttactagtcctgtattagagtagtacttaccctgtactagtcctgtattagagtagtactaaccctttactagttctgtattagagtagtactaaccctttactagttctgtattagagtagtactaaccctttactagtcctgtattagagtagcactaaccctttactagtcctgtattagagtagtactaaccctttactagtcctgtattagagtagcactaaccctttactagtcctgtattagagtagtactaaacctaaccctttacctgtcctgtattagagtagtactaacccttaactagtcctgtattagagtagtactaaccctttactagtcctgtattagagtagtactaaccctaaccctttacccgtcctgtattagagtagtactaaccctttactagtcctgtagtgATTATAGCCTCTGTATAACGGTCCGCTATCGGTCCACCCCACCAACAAACATCTTCCGGAATGAGCAATACTGCTAAGTGAGCGCAGTGACGCTGTTTCACTTGCTGCTAGACATGTTCAGCTCCATGTAACTGAGTGTTGTGGTTGTAGAGAACATCCAGCTTCTGGGTGGCTGGTTCAGCAGAGACCCAGAGAGCCTGGAGGTGCAGACCACTGCTAAAGCTGCTGTGGACCACTTTAACACCCAGTCTAATGCCAGGAAATTCTTCAGACTGATCAATGTCATCTCTGCTGAGACTCAGGTGACAGTGTTATCCAGGTTACATCCTAAATGGTCCCCTATTTCCTCTAGGCTACATCCTAAATGGTCCCCTATTTCCTCTAGGCTACATCCTAAATGGTCCCCTATTTCCTCTAAATGGTCTACATCCTAAATGGTCCCCTATTTCCTCTAGGCTACATCCTAAATGGTCCCCTATTTCCTCTAGGCTACACCCTAAATGGTCCCCTATTTCCTCTAGGCTACATCCTAAATGGTCCCCTATTTCCTCTAGTCTACACCCTAAATGGTCCCCTATTTCCTCTAGGCTACATCCTAAATGGTCCCCTATTTCCTCTAGGCTACACCCTAAATGGTCCCCTATTTCCTCTAGGCTACACCCTAAATGGTCCCCTATTTCCTCTAGGCTACATCCTAAATGGTCCCCTATTTCCTCTAGGCTACACCCTAAATGGTCCCCTATTTCCTCTCCTAAATGGTCCCCTATTTCTACATCCTAAAT includes these proteins:
- the LOC135518450 gene encoding cystatin-1-like gives rise to the protein MAPQLLPLLSLVSTLYLVAQGQEQPQPIEEEPITAKNIQLLGGWFSRDPESLEVQTTAKAAVDHFNTQSNARKFFRLINVISAETQVTNMINYRIEVIIGKTKCLKTEHNSDVESCVLGKKRLTCTFEVWFNPRNEKYEISNSSCQKQI